The nucleotide sequence GGCTCCCTGGGAATCCTTCATTGCAGGACGTCATTCGGAAGGGCTTGTCATGTACACTCCCATACGTCCACGGTGATGTTACAGACTAAAAGGCACGGACTGCACCAAGGTTGCTTCCAGGCCACATTCTGAAGGCAGTGGTTCTGTACCGGGCATGTATGTGTGTTCTGTTGTTTGTAGTCGCTGCTGACATCGTAAAGCCAGCCGTGTTGTCTGATGAGCTTGGGTTGCGGATCACCTGTAATTCAGTTTAATTGTTGATGTTCACGGCAAACGGCGAGATACTTCATTGGTTCCCGTCACTCCGCGCATTTAACGTTACAACCGAAAGCAGGCTCTGGACGAAGGGTGTGGTCGGCCCGGGTTCCTTCGGCAATGTTTCCGCTGTTATTATGTGCGATGCGGGTTAACGCCGCCAATACCAAGGATCGTTGTTGTCTTCATCCACAAAAACGACTACACCCAATTCGGTCGTCCTCACTGTCTTTCGCCGCTGATACCTCTGGACTTGGCTAAGCAAATAAGTGAACTCACATGTCTCGCAAGTTATTGTTTTCCCTCAAATCCGAAACATCGCGTCAGCCGAGTAACCATGTCCAACAGTTCGTATGCGACTAGTGTCGAGGACCTATATATCGTATCGTTGGAGCGCCAGGCAACGTTAGCGCTTGAAGATGAAGAAcagtctgctctctcccgttGGTTTCTTCGTTGTTGTCGCTGTACTTATAGGATGCTGCCCGCCAGGTCGGTGTTTGGCTCATTATGGCAGCAGCTCTATTAATGAATCACAATGGACTGACAGGGAAACACAAATGTTGGCTGCTGCTGTAAAGCCCCATGCCGGGTATACCGACAGTGGTCCTCGGACGTCCAGCCGGGAGATGAATGACACTGGATCGTGGGCCACGGAACGATCAGGGGCATTGCCGCGATTCCGCACTACAGGGGAGCAGTTGTCGGAAGGGGCGTCAGTGCGTGAGGACCTTGCGCCGGGGATCAGAGGAGTTCTGACAAAGAAAggagcgagagcgaggacgacAAAACGCCACGAGCTCGTCTCTGTGACGTCGGAAGAACATTACTGGAACCAAGGGATTGCCGACCACAAGGGACAGACCGCGCCTCCTGTTGCAGCTTCAAGCAGTTTCATGCAAAGCCCCTCTTCGCTTGCCACGCCTGTGGTCCTGAACGCTCCTGTTGACTTCCATGGACAGGGCGATATCACTGCTGCTGTGAGGAGTCGACCTCTTGTCACGGCAGGCTTGTCGCGGCATCAGATTGAAGCCAAAAATGAGTTCGACAGAAGATTTGCTGAAGGCTTTCAACTGACTGCTGAATCTATTTTCACCGGAGAAACCTGAGATTTGGCAGGACCGGCGCGGTTCCTGGGAACTGGGTCAACGGCAATTGTGTATAGTTTGAATAAGGTGCAAGCGGACACAGCAAGTGCGCCAGAACGGGTGGCGGCCAAGATTAAGCGTCAGGAATCTAAATTCTCTAAGAgacgcttctgcgtctgagAGACAACAGGTGCTAGATCAGACTCCAGAACGCTTTGTCTCAAGCGAAGGCGCAGTGAGGAACCTTCTGCCAGGCGTGACACCAGAAACGGCTCTGGAACACGGAATTCTGCTACCGCTGGATATTTGCCGCGTTACTAACTTGCCGTCCGGTTTTCGTGCTGGCCCGGACTACAAGATGTTTCCCCGTGTCGCTTTATTCCCTGTCCCCACTTGCgatctttttcttgtcgGTAGGAGCCGTCTATCACGTGCTGCGAAGTTGCATCTTACGCGACAGCTGGTGGTGTCTGTTGCGTGGCTGCATCGTCACGGCGTCGCTCACAATGACTTGAAGCTTGAGAATGTCTTTCCCagtgaagaagggaaggcTGTCATTGGCGATTTGGGTTTCGGAGTGCAAATTGGAACGTCGGCGAGACTGAAATACACAGCGGCCTATTTAGACCCTCATGCTGCGGAGGAATGCCTTAATAATCAAGTAGAAACAGTTGCAAATGAAGGGACAGGTGCGTGGGCACTGGGAACTCTCGTCTTTGTGATATGGTGTAGATCCTACCCAGTCGTTTCGCGTGAGCAAGCCTGCCTTTCCACTCGTGATTTGCGGGACCGCCTGGTGACAATGGCAAAGACAACTAAACCCACGCCATCATCTCACCACTGCCAGGAACTCCCCTCTCCGGTGAAAGACCTAATAGCCGGATTTCTACAGTGGAGCCGTGAAGCGCGACGTCTCCCAGGTGATGATGTTGACGAATTCCTTGCTGCTACCTTGCTGCTACAGTCTCAGAAGCAGCGACCTCCTCAGCGAGTGTGTGACACGGATAATTGCCACATTCAGATCACGGCGACAGTGATCCCAAAAACGAACCATTGGTTCACCATTCTGACAACCGGCAAGTCGGGCCGCCCAATCGACTTTCTCATCTACGAAATCGGCAGAGGACTTACTGGCATCCGTGGCCAGGAGTGACTTGCAGAGTTGTGGTCTGCGAGGC is from Toxoplasma gondii ME49 unplaced genomic scaffold asmbl.23, whole genome shotgun sequence and encodes:
- a CDS encoding hypothetical protein (encoded by transcript TGME49_322020); protein product: MNDTGSWATERSGALPRFRTTGEQLSEGASVREDLAPGIRGVLTKKGARARTTKRHELVSVTSEEHYWNQGIADHKGQTAPPVAASSSFMQSPSSLATPVVLNAPVDFHGQGDITAAVRSRPLVTAGLSRHQIEAKNEFDRRFAEGFQLTAESIFTGET